In the genome of Terribacillus sp. FSL K6-0262, one region contains:
- a CDS encoding ABC transporter ATP-binding protein, producing MILSIKDLTVSHGEKTLVDHVSLTIDKGEWFALVGQSGSGKTMLSQAIGQLLGPNLSASGSVIYQGDNILERTKQEMKELRGKAISYIFQDYHGSFTPFLTILQHMEEYLQTHGVKEKQKRNEMTKEALESVGLDASFGKRYPFQLSGGQLQRASIALALLLEPDILIADEATTALDSVSAHRILSLLQELQQKTGCAILFITHDWRHVVRYSHKIAVMKDGKIMEVGTKQKLIHQPEHAYTKQLIQAAPTLPMRVREISK from the coding sequence ATGATTTTATCAATCAAGGATTTAACGGTATCACATGGAGAAAAAACGCTTGTGGATCACGTCAGTCTTACCATCGATAAAGGAGAATGGTTCGCCCTCGTTGGTCAAAGCGGCAGCGGGAAAACGATGCTGTCACAAGCGATCGGTCAACTGCTTGGACCTAATCTAAGTGCATCCGGAAGCGTCATTTATCAAGGGGATAATATTCTTGAACGGACGAAACAAGAAATGAAAGAGTTGAGAGGAAAAGCAATCAGTTATATTTTCCAGGACTATCACGGCTCCTTCACACCTTTCCTGACGATCCTGCAGCATATGGAAGAGTATTTGCAAACACATGGAGTGAAAGAAAAGCAAAAGCGTAATGAAATGACGAAAGAGGCGCTGGAATCTGTCGGTCTGGATGCCAGCTTTGGTAAGCGATACCCATTCCAGCTGAGCGGCGGCCAGCTGCAGCGTGCTTCTATCGCACTTGCACTTCTTTTGGAGCCGGACATCCTGATTGCTGATGAAGCAACGACTGCGCTTGATAGCGTATCTGCGCATAGGATCCTTTCCTTGCTGCAAGAGCTGCAGCAAAAAACAGGCTGTGCGATTCTTTTCATTACACATGATTGGCGCCATGTTGTTCGCTATTCCCATAAAATCGCTGTCATGAAGGATGGTAAGATCATGGAAGTCGGAACAAAACAAAAGCTCATCCATCAGCCGGAACATGCATATACGAAGCAGCTGATTCAAGCTGCCCCGACATTGCCCATGCGCGTCAGGGAGATAAGCAAATGA
- a CDS encoding dipeptide/oligopeptide/nickel ABC transporter ATP-binding protein, translating into MRRVVEMHDLKKSYTPGKLAVNDVSLSIHEGESLGLVGESGCGKSTLARCLLGVETIDGGSIIFNGDPLANASRKDFRNYRRNVQTVFQNPTASLNPKMRIKDSLLDPYLQFQHELQLGHFHFSSKQAFVQQLLETVELPKELGDRFPHELSGGQKQRVTIARAISIEPKLIVLDEPTASLDVLSQGAILKLLASLQETLGMSYLFISHDLAAVYQLCQRIAVMKDGELLDLFDKEDIYDNQRHNYTKELIGIF; encoded by the coding sequence ATGAGGCGCGTTGTCGAAATGCATGATCTCAAAAAAAGCTATACTCCCGGTAAGCTGGCTGTCAATGATGTCTCTCTCTCCATTCACGAAGGTGAAAGCTTAGGCTTGGTAGGGGAAAGCGGATGTGGAAAAAGTACATTGGCGCGCTGCCTGTTGGGAGTAGAGACAATTGATGGCGGATCGATTATATTTAATGGAGACCCCCTTGCGAATGCCAGCCGGAAAGACTTTCGAAACTATCGCCGCAACGTACAGACCGTCTTCCAAAATCCAACCGCCTCTTTGAATCCGAAGATGAGAATCAAAGATTCACTGCTGGATCCATATTTGCAGTTCCAGCATGAACTTCAGCTAGGGCACTTTCATTTCTCCTCCAAGCAAGCATTTGTACAGCAGCTGCTGGAAACGGTGGAACTGCCAAAAGAGCTGGGGGATCGTTTTCCGCATGAGCTGAGCGGCGGACAAAAACAACGGGTGACCATTGCCCGTGCCATCAGCATCGAGCCCAAGCTCATCGTCCTGGATGAACCAACGGCAAGCCTGGACGTCCTTTCCCAGGGAGCGATATTGAAGCTTCTTGCTTCTCTCCAGGAAACACTAGGTATGTCATACTTGTTTATTTCCCATGACCTTGCTGCTGTTTATCAGCTTTGCCAGCGCATCGCAGTCATGAAAGATGGCGAGCTGCTCGATTTGTTTGATAAAGAAGATATTTATGATAATCAGCGTCACAATTATACAAAGGAATTGATCGGCATATTTTAA